CATCCCAGGATGCGCGCCAGGTCGAGCTTCAGGGTGGCGTCCTCGGGGTGGGCCTGGATCAGCTCGTGGTATCCCGCTTCCGCCTCGGCGAAATGCTCCGCCCAGGAATTGATCTTGGCCAGCTCGCGCTTCACCTCGTCGTCGCCCGGATTGAGCGCGAGCGCCTTTCGGTAGGCGCCGATCGATTCCTCGAGGCGGTTGTCCCACGAGTAGAGCAGCCCCAGGCGCTTCAGGCTGGAAGCGTCGTTAGGATCGGCCGCAACTATTTGCTCATAAAGCCTGACGGCCTCAGGGTAGTTGTCGTTGCGGAAAGCCTCCTCTGCCTTGGCCTTCAGATCCGCCTGGGCAAAGGCGCCACCAACAGCAAGAGAGACCACTAGAAGGCCGAGAATGAGCGTCCTGGCTCGAGTTCTAGTCATGGTCCGGAATCGCCTTTAGCGCCGTCTGCAGGATCCGGTAGCTGTCCTTGAGCTCCAGGTGGTAGCTCGGCGTCTCCCATGCTTGCCAGCGGTAGGTCGGGAAATCGTCCGGTCCCGGGCGCCGGTTGCGCGGCAGCGAATCGAATACTTGCAGCGATCCATCACCCCCTTTCCGCACGGCCAGGACGTGGAAGCGGAAACCGTCGGTCTTGCGCGTCGCCACCAATCCGCTGCGCGGCTCGCTCTCGTGGACCACCTGGTGCGAGGAGGGGTCGGTCACGTTCAGAAGCCCCCACGGGATCCGTGCTTCGATGAAATCGCCGGCCGGCGATTCAATCCAGTCGGCCAGCGTGTCGTAATCGGGGGAAGCCGGATCGAGGGAGCCGTGGCGCAGGGGGGATCGGCTGTATCCCTTGGCCGGGTAGTAAGTCCCGTCGCGCCCCAGGCGATCCCGGTTGCAGTAGACGAAGATGTCGATGAAATCGCCGCTGCGGCTCTCGACCGAGTGATAGGGGCGGCGGTTGCGGTTGGTGAACAGGTCGTAGGGACGGTCCACGAGGATCCGGCTCTCCTTGCCGGCAAGCTGGATCAGGAACTCCATCCCCAGGGGGGTGGTCACATCGACCTTGGGGAAGCGGTGATCCCCCAGCTTCAGGTCATAGGTGTCCACCCCGATCCAGTACTGGGTAAGGCTCCAGTCGGGGGGGGAAGATCCCGCCAGCTCCAGGTCGAGGTAGAGGTACCCCTCATCCGATTCGACCCGCAGCCCCCGCAGGCTTCCCGGCGCCGGGGTCTTCCCTGGGGCCGTATCATCTATATATAGGGGGCGGACGGTCTCCCAGTCCTTACCCTTCCCGTCGAGGACGATTTTCCAGCCCTCGTTCCCCGGCCAGGCCGCCAATACCCCGTAGTTCTCCTCCGCGTCGAGGGCGTTCAGCCAGAGCGGCTTGCGATCGGCCGGCACCTCGTAGCTCATCACCAGCCAGTTCTTCTTGAACCATTCGTCCATCCAGGAGAAGAGGATGCCTCCCCCCAGCCCGGCGTCGTGGATGTCGCGGAACAGGCGGGCGTCGATCTTCCCCTGCTCGACGGCGGTGTGGCCGCCGTGATGCTGTCCCTGCCCTTGTAGATGAGCGATGCCGCGTGAAGAGGGGACGCCGAACTCGGCGATCAGAACCGGCTGGTCCCCATGGTGCTTCTTCAGATCTTGAAGGTAGCCGAAATAGTTGCTGGGCCCCTCGGCATCTTTCGCCTTGGAGTATTCGGGATCGAGGACCATGAACTCCGGGTAGTAAGGGTAGGCATGGTAGGCGGCGAAGAAGCCGGCCGCGAAGCTCCCGGTCGGCGCGATATGCAGCGCATCGATGTCCACCGCGTCGTTGTCGTACTCCAGAATAGGCTCGGAGAGCTTCTCGCCGCGCTTGCGGCGCAGCGCCGTCTCCTCGGCCGCCGTCGCCTCGGTGGGGTGCTTCAGCGGATCGAGCGTCGGCCATGAGACGTAGCCGACCGGGTGCTGCCAGCGGTATTGCTTCGTCTCGTGCGCCGCCGCCAGATCGCAGATCGAGGCGAGCCATGCCTCGAAAGGACGCGCGCCGCTCGCCGCCACGAACTCGCCGTCGAAGCGAT
This window of the Candidatus Polarisedimenticolia bacterium genome carries:
- a CDS encoding tetratricopeptide repeat protein — encoded protein: MDRLHRRTSRGLAVSLALLVSLASLPAAGNDPEKTPVSAEEALYDKALAGYRAGRFAETAKMLEEGTRRFPRNAGIASLLGWTRLRLADTAAARSAFEAAARLAPGSADPWTGLGYTALRQKRSEEAAEHFERATQLDPKNAEAWKGLGMALRNQNDRREAQAALTRALALNPDDSEAKDLLAQLAGPTGVVEEKRPEAPASAAAPIRMVTRTGSGRLEVKTGDTWQPLFVKGINLGTALPGKFPAEFPDDPVLYRRWFDAMGEMGLNVVRLYTLHPPSLYRALKEHNREHPDQKLWLVQGVWTELPEDDDYDGKRFMEGFGTEIRRVIDAMHGNIELPVRPGHAGGVYDADVSGDLLAFLLGREWEPYSVVAYEKLRPGRDRFDGEFVAASGARPFEAWLASICDLAAAHETKQYRWQHPVGYVSWPTLDPLKHPTEATAAEETALRRKRGEKLSEPILEYDNDAVDIDALHIAPTGSFAAGFFAAYHAYPYYPEFMVLDPEYSKAKDAEGPSNYFGYLQDLKKHHGDQPVLIAEFGVPSSRGIAHLQGQGQHHGGHTAVEQGKIDARLFRDIHDAGLGGGILFSWMDEWFKKNWLVMSYEVPADRKPLWLNALDAEENYGVLAAWPGNEGWKIVLDGKGKDWETVRPLYIDDTAPGKTPAPGSLRGLRVESDEGYLYLDLELAGSSPPDWSLTQYWIGVDTYDLKLGDHRFPKVDVTTPLGMEFLIQLAGKESRILVDRPYDLFTNRNRRPYHSVESRSGDFIDIFVYCNRDRLGRDGTYYPAKGYSRSPLRHGSLDPASPDYDTLADWIESPAGDFIEARIPWGLLNVTDPSSHQVVHESEPRSGLVATRKTDGFRFHVLAVRKGGDGSLQVFDSLPRNRRPGPDDFPTYRWQAWETPSYHLELKDSYRILQTALKAIPDHD